From a single Acidobacteriota bacterium genomic region:
- a CDS encoding SRPBCC domain-containing protein has translation MRSKAELRRTLRESEVARRLPAIRAEPAGCGAGIPPNATVTVTFAANGSQTELTIHPLLASEADRVAARDEGFIPGWQDSLERLAEKLGLE, from the coding sequence ATTCGATCGAAAGCCGAGCTTCGGCGAACTCTGCGAGAATCTGAGGTCGCTCGGCGTTTACCAGCCATTAGAGCAGAACCCGCCGGATGCGGTGCCGGAATACCTCCGAACGCGACGGTCACCGTTACTTTTGCAGCGAACGGCAGCCAAACCGAACTGACCATCCACCCCCTGCTCGCTTCCGAGGCCGATCGAGTTGCGGCTCGCGATGAAGGATTCATCCCGGGCTGGCAGGACAGCCTCGAACGCCTTGCGGAAAAGCTCGGGCTCGAATAA